Proteins encoded within one genomic window of Brassica rapa cultivar Chiifu-401-42 chromosome A09, CAAS_Brap_v3.01, whole genome shotgun sequence:
- the LOC103842021 gene encoding serine/threonine-protein kinase ATG1a isoform X1, whose protein sequence is MDNTARLVGDYELGPRLGSGSFAVVWLATHRSSGLKVAIKEIDKKKLSPKVRDNLLKEISILSTIDHPNIIRFYEAIETGDRIFLVLEYCSGGDLAEYINVHGKVSQPVAKHFMRQLALGLQVLQEKHCIHRDLKPQNLLLSSKEVTPLLKIGDFGFARSLTPESMAETFCGSPLYMAPEIIRNQKYDAKADLWSAGAILFQLVTGKPPFDGTNHIQLFQNIVRDTELKFPEDGLNEIHPDCVDLCKSLLRRDPIERLTFREFFSHRFLQEPRQMPDVTTSRGKSLLPSAQTSSTNRSKASSENVYKHGSSSSASTSNILMQHDVYCEKTRKDNEGQCSSNQHGVVDSLELIEREYVLVNRPSEGSSECFDASLQDSVEAQRPLSDVSGPRPETGSSYLLTEVQRLTIVHPPTKLQVLQQYAEALTEVAREMDNAGQVKESFAVTLVVLAAWRKALEICDSWMVSVGEDKVNTTAPGTSNSPAVAKTWVTQEFVTAFNQAETSSTRLNQTSAASATHMPDAMETIYEKALAYGKSGGAEEYLNNKESAARLYKKAILLLSFIIEEAVTLPLNPPFSLTPDDKKRILYYISNLQHRRSHL, encoded by the exons ATGGACAACACGGCACGACTTGTGGGTGACTACGAACTTGGACCGAGACTCGGGTCTGGTTCCTTCGCCGTGGTGTGGCTAGCGACGCATCGATCGTCTGGTTTGAAAGTGGCCATCAAGGAGATTGATAAGAAGAAGCTTAGCCCTAAAGTCAGAGACAATCTCCTCAAGGAGATTTCGATCCTCAGCACTATTGATCATCCCAACATCATCAGATTCTACGAAGCTATTGAG ACTGGAGATAGGATCTTTCTTGTGTTGGAGTATTGTAGTGGAGGTGATCTTGCTGAGTACATCAATGTCCATGGCAAAGTCTCCCAACCTGTTGCTAAGCATTTTATGAGGCAATTGG CTTTAGGTTTGCAAGTACTTCAAGAGAAGCATTGTATTCACCGAGACTTAAAGCCTCAG AATTTACTTTTGTCTTCCAAGGAAGTAACTCCATTGCTAAAGATAGGAGATTTTGGGTTTGCAAG GTCTTTAACACCAGAGAGCATGGCTGAAACATTTTGCGGTTCTCCATTGTATATGGCTCCAGAGATTATCAGGAACCAAAAGTATGATGCTAAG GCTGACTTATGGAGCGCTGGTGCGATTTTGTTTCAACTTGTTACTGGGAAGCCACCTTTTGATGGCACTAATCACATCCAG CTCTTTCAAAATATTGTGAGAGACACTGAGCTGAAATTTCCTGAAGATGGTTTGAATGAGATTCATCCTGATTGTGTTGATCTCTGCAAAAGTCTTCTACGCCGAGACCCAA TTGAACGCTTGACTTTCCGAGAGTTCTTCAGTCACAGGTTCCTTCAAGAGCCAAG ACAAATGCCTGATGTTACTACCTCTAGGGGGAAATCATTGTTGCCTTCCGCACAAACAAGTAGTACAAACAGATCCAAAGCAAGTTCAGAGAATGTCTACAAACATGGGAGTTCCTCTAGTGCCTCAACTTCGAACATTTTGATGCAACATGATGTCTATTGTGAGAAGACTAGGAAAGACAATGAGGGACAATGCTCATCAAACCAACACGGAG TAGTTGACTCGCTTGAGCTCATAGAGAGGGAGTATGTACTTGTAAACCGTCCTTCTGAAGGTTCATCAGAATGTTTCGACGCATCACTTCAAGATTCAGTTGAAGCACAGAGACCATTGTCTGATGTGTCAGGACCACGACCAGAAACTGGATCATCATACCTGTTAACAGAAGTCCAACGGTTAACGATCGTTCATCCTCCAACGAAGCTCCAAGTCTTGCAGCAGTATGCAGAAGCACTTACAGAAGTAGCTCGCGAGATG GACAATGCAGGACAGGTGAAGGAATCTTTTGCAGTCACACTCGTTGTTTTAGCTGCATGGAGGAAAGCTTTAGAGATATGCGATTCTTGGATGGTGTCCGTTGGAGAGGATAAAGTGAACACAACAGCTCCAGGGACTTCAAATTCACCAGCAGTAGCTAAAACTTGGGTGACACAAGAGTTTGTTACTGCGTTTAACCAGGCTGAGACTTCGTCAACTCGACTAAACCAAACAAGCG CTGCTAGTGCTACTCATATGCCTGACGCCATGGAAACAATATACGAGAAGGCACTAGCATACGGCAAGAGTGGTGGG GCGGAAGAATATTTGAATAACAAGGAAAGTGCAGCAAGATTATACAAGAAAGCAATTCTTCTACTCTCCTTTATAATAGAGGAAGCAGTGACTCTACCTCTAAACCCTCCTTTCTCATTAACCCCTGACGACAAGAAGAGGATTCTCTACTACATCTCTAACTTGCAGCATCGTCGGTCTCATCTTTAG
- the LOC103842021 gene encoding serine/threonine-protein kinase ATG1a isoform X5 — MDNTARLVGDYELGPRLGSGSFAVVWLATHRSSGLKVAIKEIDKKKLSPKVRDNLLKEISILSTIDHPNIIRFYEAIETGDRIFLVLEYCSGGDLAEYINVHGKVSQPVAKHFMRQLALGLQVLQEKHCIHRDLKPQNLLLSSKEVTPLLKIGDFGFARSLTPESMAETFCGSPLYMAPEIIRNQKYDAKADLWSAGAILFQLVTGKPPFDGTNHIQLFQNIVRDTELKFPEDGLNEIHPDCVDLCKSLLRRDPIERLTFREFFSHRFLQEPRQMPDVTQTSSTNRSKASSENVYKHGSSSSASTSNILMQHDVYCEKTRKDNEGQCSSNQHGVDSLELIEREYVLVNRPSEGSSECFDASLQDSVEAQRPLSDVSGPRPETGSSYLLTEVQRLTIVHPPTKLQVLQQYAEALTEVAREMDNAGQVKESFAVTLVVLAAWRKALEICDSWMVSVGEDKVNTTAPGTSNSPAVAKTWVTQEFVTAFNQAETSSTRLNQTSAASATHMPDAMETIYEKALAYGKSGGAEEYLNNKESAARLYKKAILLLSFIIEEAVTLPLNPPFSLTPDDKKRILYYISNLQHRRSHL, encoded by the exons ATGGACAACACGGCACGACTTGTGGGTGACTACGAACTTGGACCGAGACTCGGGTCTGGTTCCTTCGCCGTGGTGTGGCTAGCGACGCATCGATCGTCTGGTTTGAAAGTGGCCATCAAGGAGATTGATAAGAAGAAGCTTAGCCCTAAAGTCAGAGACAATCTCCTCAAGGAGATTTCGATCCTCAGCACTATTGATCATCCCAACATCATCAGATTCTACGAAGCTATTGAG ACTGGAGATAGGATCTTTCTTGTGTTGGAGTATTGTAGTGGAGGTGATCTTGCTGAGTACATCAATGTCCATGGCAAAGTCTCCCAACCTGTTGCTAAGCATTTTATGAGGCAATTGG CTTTAGGTTTGCAAGTACTTCAAGAGAAGCATTGTATTCACCGAGACTTAAAGCCTCAG AATTTACTTTTGTCTTCCAAGGAAGTAACTCCATTGCTAAAGATAGGAGATTTTGGGTTTGCAAG GTCTTTAACACCAGAGAGCATGGCTGAAACATTTTGCGGTTCTCCATTGTATATGGCTCCAGAGATTATCAGGAACCAAAAGTATGATGCTAAG GCTGACTTATGGAGCGCTGGTGCGATTTTGTTTCAACTTGTTACTGGGAAGCCACCTTTTGATGGCACTAATCACATCCAG CTCTTTCAAAATATTGTGAGAGACACTGAGCTGAAATTTCCTGAAGATGGTTTGAATGAGATTCATCCTGATTGTGTTGATCTCTGCAAAAGTCTTCTACGCCGAGACCCAA TTGAACGCTTGACTTTCCGAGAGTTCTTCAGTCACAGGTTCCTTCAAGAGCCAAG ACAAATGCCTGATGTTA CACAAACAAGTAGTACAAACAGATCCAAAGCAAGTTCAGAGAATGTCTACAAACATGGGAGTTCCTCTAGTGCCTCAACTTCGAACATTTTGATGCAACATGATGTCTATTGTGAGAAGACTAGGAAAGACAATGAGGGACAATGCTCATCAAACCAACACGGAG TTGACTCGCTTGAGCTCATAGAGAGGGAGTATGTACTTGTAAACCGTCCTTCTGAAGGTTCATCAGAATGTTTCGACGCATCACTTCAAGATTCAGTTGAAGCACAGAGACCATTGTCTGATGTGTCAGGACCACGACCAGAAACTGGATCATCATACCTGTTAACAGAAGTCCAACGGTTAACGATCGTTCATCCTCCAACGAAGCTCCAAGTCTTGCAGCAGTATGCAGAAGCACTTACAGAAGTAGCTCGCGAGATG GACAATGCAGGACAGGTGAAGGAATCTTTTGCAGTCACACTCGTTGTTTTAGCTGCATGGAGGAAAGCTTTAGAGATATGCGATTCTTGGATGGTGTCCGTTGGAGAGGATAAAGTGAACACAACAGCTCCAGGGACTTCAAATTCACCAGCAGTAGCTAAAACTTGGGTGACACAAGAGTTTGTTACTGCGTTTAACCAGGCTGAGACTTCGTCAACTCGACTAAACCAAACAAGCG CTGCTAGTGCTACTCATATGCCTGACGCCATGGAAACAATATACGAGAAGGCACTAGCATACGGCAAGAGTGGTGGG GCGGAAGAATATTTGAATAACAAGGAAAGTGCAGCAAGATTATACAAGAAAGCAATTCTTCTACTCTCCTTTATAATAGAGGAAGCAGTGACTCTACCTCTAAACCCTCCTTTCTCATTAACCCCTGACGACAAGAAGAGGATTCTCTACTACATCTCTAACTTGCAGCATCGTCGGTCTCATCTTTAG
- the LOC103842021 gene encoding serine/threonine-protein kinase ATG1a isoform X2, with protein sequence MDNTARLVGDYELGPRLGSGSFAVVWLATHRSSGLKVAIKEIDKKKLSPKVRDNLLKEISILSTIDHPNIIRFYEAIETGDRIFLVLEYCSGGDLAEYINVHGKVSQPVAKHFMRQLALGLQVLQEKHCIHRDLKPQNLLLSSKEVTPLLKIGDFGFARSLTPESMAETFCGSPLYMAPEIIRNQKYDAKADLWSAGAILFQLVTGKPPFDGTNHIQLFQNIVRDTELKFPEDGLNEIHPDCVDLCKSLLRRDPIERLTFREFFSHRFLQEPRQMPDVTTSRGKSLLPSAQTSSTNRSKASSENVYKHGSSSSASTSNILMQHDVYCEKTRKDNEGQCSSNQHGVDSLELIEREYVLVNRPSEGSSECFDASLQDSVEAQRPLSDVSGPRPETGSSYLLTEVQRLTIVHPPTKLQVLQQYAEALTEVAREMDNAGQVKESFAVTLVVLAAWRKALEICDSWMVSVGEDKVNTTAPGTSNSPAVAKTWVTQEFVTAFNQAETSSTRLNQTSAASATHMPDAMETIYEKALAYGKSGGAEEYLNNKESAARLYKKAILLLSFIIEEAVTLPLNPPFSLTPDDKKRILYYISNLQHRRSHL encoded by the exons ATGGACAACACGGCACGACTTGTGGGTGACTACGAACTTGGACCGAGACTCGGGTCTGGTTCCTTCGCCGTGGTGTGGCTAGCGACGCATCGATCGTCTGGTTTGAAAGTGGCCATCAAGGAGATTGATAAGAAGAAGCTTAGCCCTAAAGTCAGAGACAATCTCCTCAAGGAGATTTCGATCCTCAGCACTATTGATCATCCCAACATCATCAGATTCTACGAAGCTATTGAG ACTGGAGATAGGATCTTTCTTGTGTTGGAGTATTGTAGTGGAGGTGATCTTGCTGAGTACATCAATGTCCATGGCAAAGTCTCCCAACCTGTTGCTAAGCATTTTATGAGGCAATTGG CTTTAGGTTTGCAAGTACTTCAAGAGAAGCATTGTATTCACCGAGACTTAAAGCCTCAG AATTTACTTTTGTCTTCCAAGGAAGTAACTCCATTGCTAAAGATAGGAGATTTTGGGTTTGCAAG GTCTTTAACACCAGAGAGCATGGCTGAAACATTTTGCGGTTCTCCATTGTATATGGCTCCAGAGATTATCAGGAACCAAAAGTATGATGCTAAG GCTGACTTATGGAGCGCTGGTGCGATTTTGTTTCAACTTGTTACTGGGAAGCCACCTTTTGATGGCACTAATCACATCCAG CTCTTTCAAAATATTGTGAGAGACACTGAGCTGAAATTTCCTGAAGATGGTTTGAATGAGATTCATCCTGATTGTGTTGATCTCTGCAAAAGTCTTCTACGCCGAGACCCAA TTGAACGCTTGACTTTCCGAGAGTTCTTCAGTCACAGGTTCCTTCAAGAGCCAAG ACAAATGCCTGATGTTACTACCTCTAGGGGGAAATCATTGTTGCCTTCCGCACAAACAAGTAGTACAAACAGATCCAAAGCAAGTTCAGAGAATGTCTACAAACATGGGAGTTCCTCTAGTGCCTCAACTTCGAACATTTTGATGCAACATGATGTCTATTGTGAGAAGACTAGGAAAGACAATGAGGGACAATGCTCATCAAACCAACACGGAG TTGACTCGCTTGAGCTCATAGAGAGGGAGTATGTACTTGTAAACCGTCCTTCTGAAGGTTCATCAGAATGTTTCGACGCATCACTTCAAGATTCAGTTGAAGCACAGAGACCATTGTCTGATGTGTCAGGACCACGACCAGAAACTGGATCATCATACCTGTTAACAGAAGTCCAACGGTTAACGATCGTTCATCCTCCAACGAAGCTCCAAGTCTTGCAGCAGTATGCAGAAGCACTTACAGAAGTAGCTCGCGAGATG GACAATGCAGGACAGGTGAAGGAATCTTTTGCAGTCACACTCGTTGTTTTAGCTGCATGGAGGAAAGCTTTAGAGATATGCGATTCTTGGATGGTGTCCGTTGGAGAGGATAAAGTGAACACAACAGCTCCAGGGACTTCAAATTCACCAGCAGTAGCTAAAACTTGGGTGACACAAGAGTTTGTTACTGCGTTTAACCAGGCTGAGACTTCGTCAACTCGACTAAACCAAACAAGCG CTGCTAGTGCTACTCATATGCCTGACGCCATGGAAACAATATACGAGAAGGCACTAGCATACGGCAAGAGTGGTGGG GCGGAAGAATATTTGAATAACAAGGAAAGTGCAGCAAGATTATACAAGAAAGCAATTCTTCTACTCTCCTTTATAATAGAGGAAGCAGTGACTCTACCTCTAAACCCTCCTTTCTCATTAACCCCTGACGACAAGAAGAGGATTCTCTACTACATCTCTAACTTGCAGCATCGTCGGTCTCATCTTTAG
- the LOC103842021 gene encoding serine/threonine-protein kinase ATG1a isoform X4 — translation MDNTARLVGDYELGPRLGSGSFAVVWLATHRSSGLKVAIKEIDKKKLSPKVRDNLLKEISILSTIDHPNIIRFYEAIETGDRIFLVLEYCSGGDLAEYINVHGKVSQPVAKHFMRQLALGLQVLQEKHCIHRDLKPQNLLLSSKEVTPLLKIGDFGFARSLTPESMAETFCGSPLYMAPEIIRNQKYDAKADLWSAGAILFQLVTGKPPFDGTNHIQLFQNIVRDTELKFPEDGLNEIHPDCVDLCKSLLRRDPIERLTFREFFSHRFLQEPRQMPDVTQTSSTNRSKASSENVYKHGSSSSASTSNILMQHDVYCEKTRKDNEGQCSSNQHGVVDSLELIEREYVLVNRPSEGSSECFDASLQDSVEAQRPLSDVSGPRPETGSSYLLTEVQRLTIVHPPTKLQVLQQYAEALTEVAREMDNAGQVKESFAVTLVVLAAWRKALEICDSWMVSVGEDKVNTTAPGTSNSPAVAKTWVTQEFVTAFNQAETSSTRLNQTSAASATHMPDAMETIYEKALAYGKSGGAEEYLNNKESAARLYKKAILLLSFIIEEAVTLPLNPPFSLTPDDKKRILYYISNLQHRRSHL, via the exons ATGGACAACACGGCACGACTTGTGGGTGACTACGAACTTGGACCGAGACTCGGGTCTGGTTCCTTCGCCGTGGTGTGGCTAGCGACGCATCGATCGTCTGGTTTGAAAGTGGCCATCAAGGAGATTGATAAGAAGAAGCTTAGCCCTAAAGTCAGAGACAATCTCCTCAAGGAGATTTCGATCCTCAGCACTATTGATCATCCCAACATCATCAGATTCTACGAAGCTATTGAG ACTGGAGATAGGATCTTTCTTGTGTTGGAGTATTGTAGTGGAGGTGATCTTGCTGAGTACATCAATGTCCATGGCAAAGTCTCCCAACCTGTTGCTAAGCATTTTATGAGGCAATTGG CTTTAGGTTTGCAAGTACTTCAAGAGAAGCATTGTATTCACCGAGACTTAAAGCCTCAG AATTTACTTTTGTCTTCCAAGGAAGTAACTCCATTGCTAAAGATAGGAGATTTTGGGTTTGCAAG GTCTTTAACACCAGAGAGCATGGCTGAAACATTTTGCGGTTCTCCATTGTATATGGCTCCAGAGATTATCAGGAACCAAAAGTATGATGCTAAG GCTGACTTATGGAGCGCTGGTGCGATTTTGTTTCAACTTGTTACTGGGAAGCCACCTTTTGATGGCACTAATCACATCCAG CTCTTTCAAAATATTGTGAGAGACACTGAGCTGAAATTTCCTGAAGATGGTTTGAATGAGATTCATCCTGATTGTGTTGATCTCTGCAAAAGTCTTCTACGCCGAGACCCAA TTGAACGCTTGACTTTCCGAGAGTTCTTCAGTCACAGGTTCCTTCAAGAGCCAAG ACAAATGCCTGATGTTA CACAAACAAGTAGTACAAACAGATCCAAAGCAAGTTCAGAGAATGTCTACAAACATGGGAGTTCCTCTAGTGCCTCAACTTCGAACATTTTGATGCAACATGATGTCTATTGTGAGAAGACTAGGAAAGACAATGAGGGACAATGCTCATCAAACCAACACGGAG TAGTTGACTCGCTTGAGCTCATAGAGAGGGAGTATGTACTTGTAAACCGTCCTTCTGAAGGTTCATCAGAATGTTTCGACGCATCACTTCAAGATTCAGTTGAAGCACAGAGACCATTGTCTGATGTGTCAGGACCACGACCAGAAACTGGATCATCATACCTGTTAACAGAAGTCCAACGGTTAACGATCGTTCATCCTCCAACGAAGCTCCAAGTCTTGCAGCAGTATGCAGAAGCACTTACAGAAGTAGCTCGCGAGATG GACAATGCAGGACAGGTGAAGGAATCTTTTGCAGTCACACTCGTTGTTTTAGCTGCATGGAGGAAAGCTTTAGAGATATGCGATTCTTGGATGGTGTCCGTTGGAGAGGATAAAGTGAACACAACAGCTCCAGGGACTTCAAATTCACCAGCAGTAGCTAAAACTTGGGTGACACAAGAGTTTGTTACTGCGTTTAACCAGGCTGAGACTTCGTCAACTCGACTAAACCAAACAAGCG CTGCTAGTGCTACTCATATGCCTGACGCCATGGAAACAATATACGAGAAGGCACTAGCATACGGCAAGAGTGGTGGG GCGGAAGAATATTTGAATAACAAGGAAAGTGCAGCAAGATTATACAAGAAAGCAATTCTTCTACTCTCCTTTATAATAGAGGAAGCAGTGACTCTACCTCTAAACCCTCCTTTCTCATTAACCCCTGACGACAAGAAGAGGATTCTCTACTACATCTCTAACTTGCAGCATCGTCGGTCTCATCTTTAG
- the LOC103842021 gene encoding serine/threonine-protein kinase ATG1a isoform X3 yields the protein MDNTARLVGDYELGPRLGSGSFAVVWLATHRSSGLKVAIKEIDKKKLSPKVRDNLLKEISILSTIDHPNIIRFYEAIETGDRIFLVLEYCSGGDLAEYINVHGKVSQPVAKHFMRQLALGLQVLQEKHCIHRDLKPQNLLLSSKEVTPLLKIGDFGFARSLTPESMAETFCGSPLYMAPEIIRNQKYDAKADLWSAGAILFQLVTGKPPFDGTNHIQLFQNIVRDTELKFPEDGLNEIHPDCVDLCKSLLRRDPIERLTFREFFSHRFLQEPRGKSLLPSAQTSSTNRSKASSENVYKHGSSSSASTSNILMQHDVYCEKTRKDNEGQCSSNQHGVVDSLELIEREYVLVNRPSEGSSECFDASLQDSVEAQRPLSDVSGPRPETGSSYLLTEVQRLTIVHPPTKLQVLQQYAEALTEVAREMDNAGQVKESFAVTLVVLAAWRKALEICDSWMVSVGEDKVNTTAPGTSNSPAVAKTWVTQEFVTAFNQAETSSTRLNQTSAASATHMPDAMETIYEKALAYGKSGGAEEYLNNKESAARLYKKAILLLSFIIEEAVTLPLNPPFSLTPDDKKRILYYISNLQHRRSHL from the exons ATGGACAACACGGCACGACTTGTGGGTGACTACGAACTTGGACCGAGACTCGGGTCTGGTTCCTTCGCCGTGGTGTGGCTAGCGACGCATCGATCGTCTGGTTTGAAAGTGGCCATCAAGGAGATTGATAAGAAGAAGCTTAGCCCTAAAGTCAGAGACAATCTCCTCAAGGAGATTTCGATCCTCAGCACTATTGATCATCCCAACATCATCAGATTCTACGAAGCTATTGAG ACTGGAGATAGGATCTTTCTTGTGTTGGAGTATTGTAGTGGAGGTGATCTTGCTGAGTACATCAATGTCCATGGCAAAGTCTCCCAACCTGTTGCTAAGCATTTTATGAGGCAATTGG CTTTAGGTTTGCAAGTACTTCAAGAGAAGCATTGTATTCACCGAGACTTAAAGCCTCAG AATTTACTTTTGTCTTCCAAGGAAGTAACTCCATTGCTAAAGATAGGAGATTTTGGGTTTGCAAG GTCTTTAACACCAGAGAGCATGGCTGAAACATTTTGCGGTTCTCCATTGTATATGGCTCCAGAGATTATCAGGAACCAAAAGTATGATGCTAAG GCTGACTTATGGAGCGCTGGTGCGATTTTGTTTCAACTTGTTACTGGGAAGCCACCTTTTGATGGCACTAATCACATCCAG CTCTTTCAAAATATTGTGAGAGACACTGAGCTGAAATTTCCTGAAGATGGTTTGAATGAGATTCATCCTGATTGTGTTGATCTCTGCAAAAGTCTTCTACGCCGAGACCCAA TTGAACGCTTGACTTTCCGAGAGTTCTTCAGTCACAGGTTCCTTCAAGAGCCAAG GGGGAAATCATTGTTGCCTTCCGCACAAACAAGTAGTACAAACAGATCCAAAGCAAGTTCAGAGAATGTCTACAAACATGGGAGTTCCTCTAGTGCCTCAACTTCGAACATTTTGATGCAACATGATGTCTATTGTGAGAAGACTAGGAAAGACAATGAGGGACAATGCTCATCAAACCAACACGGAG TAGTTGACTCGCTTGAGCTCATAGAGAGGGAGTATGTACTTGTAAACCGTCCTTCTGAAGGTTCATCAGAATGTTTCGACGCATCACTTCAAGATTCAGTTGAAGCACAGAGACCATTGTCTGATGTGTCAGGACCACGACCAGAAACTGGATCATCATACCTGTTAACAGAAGTCCAACGGTTAACGATCGTTCATCCTCCAACGAAGCTCCAAGTCTTGCAGCAGTATGCAGAAGCACTTACAGAAGTAGCTCGCGAGATG GACAATGCAGGACAGGTGAAGGAATCTTTTGCAGTCACACTCGTTGTTTTAGCTGCATGGAGGAAAGCTTTAGAGATATGCGATTCTTGGATGGTGTCCGTTGGAGAGGATAAAGTGAACACAACAGCTCCAGGGACTTCAAATTCACCAGCAGTAGCTAAAACTTGGGTGACACAAGAGTTTGTTACTGCGTTTAACCAGGCTGAGACTTCGTCAACTCGACTAAACCAAACAAGCG CTGCTAGTGCTACTCATATGCCTGACGCCATGGAAACAATATACGAGAAGGCACTAGCATACGGCAAGAGTGGTGGG GCGGAAGAATATTTGAATAACAAGGAAAGTGCAGCAAGATTATACAAGAAAGCAATTCTTCTACTCTCCTTTATAATAGAGGAAGCAGTGACTCTACCTCTAAACCCTCCTTTCTCATTAACCCCTGACGACAAGAAGAGGATTCTCTACTACATCTCTAACTTGCAGCATCGTCGGTCTCATCTTTAG